The following are from one region of the Chloracidobacterium sp. genome:
- a CDS encoding MBL fold metallo-hydrolase produces MKIETFVLTLFQQNTRVIVCESTATAICIDPGCEAPEIAAFIRENGYLLQAITLTHGHLDHVGGTKYLHDQFPDVEIILHKDDEDLYYGLPQQPLLMGMSQPQLAALGLDFEPPPKLTRNWKNGEVYIVGELRFSVRHCPGHTRGHVILAEEKQRKVFVGDCLFDGSIGRTDLPGGDFDQLIASINDNILSLEDDFVVYSGHGPETTVGREREYNPFLNGKYTLGRGRFI; encoded by the coding sequence ATGAAGATCGAGACTTTTGTCCTCACGCTATTTCAACAAAATACACGGGTCATCGTATGCGAATCGACCGCAACAGCGATCTGTATCGATCCGGGATGCGAAGCACCGGAAATAGCTGCGTTCATTCGCGAGAACGGTTATCTGCTGCAGGCGATCACGCTGACTCACGGTCATCTTGACCACGTCGGAGGCACGAAATACCTTCACGATCAGTTCCCTGATGTCGAGATCATTTTGCACAAAGACGATGAAGACCTTTATTACGGCCTGCCGCAGCAGCCGCTATTGATGGGAATGTCGCAACCGCAGCTTGCCGCTTTGGGGCTTGATTTCGAACCGCCGCCGAAGCTGACCCGCAACTGGAAGAACGGTGAGGTCTATATAGTGGGCGAATTGAGATTTTCGGTAAGGCACTGCCCGGGACACACCCGCGGCCACGTAATTCTCGCCGAAGAGAAACAGCGAAAGGTCTTTGTCGGTGACTGTCTATTTGACGGTTCGATCGGGCGAACCGATCTGCCCGGTGGCGATTTTGATCAGCTGATCGCATCGATCAATGATAATATTCTCTCGCTCGAAGATGATTTTGTGGTCTATTCCGGCCATGGCCCTGAAACCACTGTCGGCCGTGAGCGCGAATACAATCCATTCCTTAACGGAAAATACACGTTGGGCCGCGGCCGATTTATCTGA
- a CDS encoding anti-sigma factor, translating to MKKDMDEAMIDLLCNKAVFGLTDAEAAELAKYGEDADSSMDSQALELTAAMISLAGIDKIEPMPAHLESKIAANAMNFVGSNAAADPVEENIFTAPRRPVQVESEAKGSMWNWLGWAVATAACVALAVNIFTTRQQTIISEGPKPSATQSVAPSLAQLREALIAAGAEVRRANWGKGNVKEIEEISGDVVWSDAKQEGYMRFRGLPKNDPTKETYQLWIFEDGKLEPHPKDGGVFDVTADGEVIVPIKAKLVTKDPKVFAVTIEKPGGVVVSSREKIAALAKTETATS from the coding sequence ATGAAAAAAGATATGGATGAAGCGATGATCGACCTTCTTTGTAACAAGGCGGTTTTCGGCCTTACCGATGCCGAAGCAGCCGAACTCGCGAAGTATGGTGAGGATGCGGATAGCAGTATGGATTCGCAAGCGTTAGAATTGACGGCGGCGATGATCAGCCTTGCCGGAATAGATAAGATCGAGCCGATGCCGGCTCATCTTGAGTCAAAGATCGCAGCGAACGCGATGAATTTTGTCGGATCGAATGCTGCCGCTGATCCGGTGGAAGAGAATATCTTTACCGCTCCGAGACGTCCCGTTCAGGTCGAGTCCGAAGCAAAGGGTTCGATGTGGAATTGGCTCGGATGGGCAGTTGCGACCGCTGCCTGTGTCGCTCTCGCGGTAAACATATTCACGACCCGTCAGCAAACGATCATTTCTGAGGGTCCAAAGCCGTCGGCGACGCAGTCTGTTGCCCCATCGCTTGCCCAACTTCGTGAAGCTCTGATAGCAGCAGGTGCCGAAGTGCGGAGAGCGAACTGGGGAAAAGGCAACGTCAAAGAGATCGAAGAGATCTCGGGCGATGTTGTCTGGAGCGACGCCAAGCAGGAAGGCTACATGCGTTTTCGCGGGCTGCCGAAGAACGATCCGACGAAGGAAACGTATCAGCTCTGGATATTTGAGGACGGCAAATTGGAGCCGCATCCGAAGGACGGCGGTGTATTTGACGTGACCGCTGATGGCGAGGTGATCGTCCCGATCAAGGCAAAGCTCGTCACAAAGGACCCGAAGGTCTTTGCAGTGACGATCGAAAAGCCAGGTGGTGTTGTGGTTTCGAGCCGTGAAAAGATCGCTGCTCTGGCGAAAACTGAAACTGCGACCAGCTGA
- a CDS encoding DUF3857 domain-containing protein, translated as MKRSLLLPLPLMVLTLLFVNAVDAQRAPAWLEQAAALPTPAFTMKNVPAVVLRSEQSITISPDGTVVRTVRHAVRVLEREGRIEAVARVIYRTDSDKVRDLNAWLIKRAGEPRSFGKKEAIDAALMDNDLFNEARRRYINASGEAEVGDVFGYETTTEEKRIFSQFQHFFQDDIPVINSRFVLKMPAGWRADSVTFNAAKVEPVVAADTYTWEMRDLKPISPEPRSPRFMSLVPRLAVSVFPDQAAVTRMKTFANWNEVAKWMSEIEDPQMTVNDAMAAKTQELTAGAKTEFEKIQAISRYVQQIQYVSIQVGTGRGGGYTPRSATDVFAKAYGDCKDKANLMRAMLSLINIPAYMVSITADDPSFVRAEWASPHQFNHCIIAVKIGDSTVAESVVTHPSLGRLLIFDPTDPYTPIGDLPEDQQGSLALIDHKDTTELITMPTMSADANKVDRQVEAVLGSDGSIFGKVTEKTIGQSARRERAQLKGLSAADYNRVIERWISRGATGAKTSRIEPRDNHAEGKFDLAVEFSANGYAQVMQQRLMVFKPAIVGRLDRLSFNDGVRSNPYMIDASAYSESVTIKLPEGFEVDEMPEAVKLETEFGRFEATYKIVGGHLVFNRSMKLNRATIPANKYETVKSFFGRVHAADQSPVVLLKK; from the coding sequence ATGAAAAGAAGCTTGCTTCTGCCACTGCCGCTAATGGTTTTGACGCTTTTGTTCGTCAACGCGGTCGACGCTCAGAGGGCTCCCGCCTGGCTCGAACAGGCGGCTGCCCTTCCGACGCCGGCATTCACGATGAAAAATGTTCCGGCCGTGGTGCTGCGAAGCGAGCAGAGCATAACCATAAGCCCTGATGGAACGGTCGTCCGAACGGTAAGACATGCGGTCAGAGTGCTCGAACGTGAAGGCCGGATCGAGGCCGTGGCACGGGTGATCTACAGGACCGATTCTGACAAGGTCCGCGACCTTAACGCGTGGCTGATCAAACGAGCGGGAGAACCGAGGTCTTTCGGCAAGAAAGAGGCCATCGATGCCGCGTTGATGGACAATGACCTCTTTAACGAGGCACGTCGGCGGTACATCAATGCCAGCGGCGAAGCTGAGGTCGGCGACGTATTCGGCTATGAAACGACCACGGAAGAGAAACGCATCTTCAGTCAGTTTCAACATTTCTTTCAAGACGACATTCCGGTCATCAATTCGCGTTTCGTTCTGAAAATGCCGGCCGGTTGGCGTGCAGACAGCGTGACATTCAACGCCGCAAAGGTCGAACCGGTGGTCGCCGCTGACACTTATACCTGGGAAATGCGTGACCTTAAACCGATAAGTCCTGAACCGCGCAGCCCGAGATTCATGAGTCTTGTGCCGCGTCTTGCGGTCAGTGTATTCCCGGACCAGGCGGCGGTCACAAGGATGAAGACCTTTGCCAATTGGAATGAGGTCGCAAAATGGATGAGCGAGATCGAAGACCCGCAGATGACGGTCAACGACGCAATGGCCGCAAAGACGCAGGAATTGACCGCTGGCGCTAAGACCGAATTCGAAAAGATTCAGGCCATTTCACGTTATGTTCAGCAGATCCAGTACGTTTCGATACAGGTCGGGACCGGGCGCGGCGGCGGTTATACTCCGCGGTCTGCAACGGATGTATTCGCAAAGGCTTACGGCGATTGTAAAGACAAGGCAAATTTGATGCGGGCAATGCTGAGCCTTATCAATATTCCGGCATATATGGTCAGCATCACGGCCGACGATCCTTCGTTCGTCCGCGCCGAATGGGCATCGCCGCATCAGTTCAACCATTGTATCATCGCCGTGAAGATCGGAGATTCGACCGTTGCCGAATCGGTCGTCACGCACCCGTCACTCGGACGGCTACTGATCTTTGATCCGACCGATCCTTACACCCCGATCGGCGATCTGCCGGAAGACCAACAGGGCAGCCTGGCTTTGATCGACCACAAAGATACAACAGAGCTGATCACAATGCCGACAATGTCGGCCGATGCCAATAAGGTCGATCGGCAGGTCGAGGCCGTTCTCGGATCGGATGGTTCGATCTTCGGGAAAGTGACGGAAAAGACGATCGGGCAATCGGCTCGGCGGGAACGGGCACAGCTCAAGGGACTTTCCGCGGCAGATTACAATCGGGTCATCGAGCGTTGGATATCGCGGGGAGCGACAGGAGCAAAGACCTCGAGGATCGAGCCGCGCGATAACCACGCCGAAGGCAAATTTGACCTCGCGGTCGAATTTTCTGCAAACGGTTATGCCCAGGTGATGCAGCAGCGATTGATGGTCTTCAAACCTGCCATCGTCGGCCGTCTTGACCGTTTGTCGTTCAACGACGGCGTGCGTTCGAATCCATATATGATCGATGCGTCAGCATACAGCGAGAGCGTCACGATCAAATTGCCTGAGGGATTTGAGGTAGACGAAATGCCGGAAGCCGTTAAGCTCGAGACCGAGTTCGGACGTTTTGAGGCGACCTACAAAATAGTCGGCGGACATCTGGTCTTCAATCGGTCGATGAAGCTGAATCGAGCCACGATACCGGCGAACAAATACGAAACGGTCAAGTCATTCTTTGGCCGCGTTCACGCTGCCGATCAGTCGCCGGTGGTGCTGCTTAAGAAATAG
- a CDS encoding insulinase family protein, whose amino-acid sequence MRLKGIIAGCLALTLMTSLSITAQKADQLPTLKVKEYKLKNGLRVILHEDRSTPIVAVNLWYHVGSKNEVVGRTGFAHLFEHMMFQGSKNYNQDYFKPLQEVGATINGSTNPDRTNYFQALPSNFLELALFMEADRMGGLLEAMTQEKLDNQRDVVKNERRQRYDNQPYGTAFEKIFAEIHPKDHPYNWTTIGSLEDLSAASMDDVKAFFRQYYVPNNASLTIAGDFDEKQARAWVEKYFGPIPAGEPIKRPTPSMPKLNGEVRKTYEDSVQLPRLYMVWTGSPAYSADEPALDILTYILSSGRGSRLQSNLVYGKQLAQDASSFNYALEVGGMVIVQSTARPGKTLDEIEKEINAELERIKGEAPSADEMNRAINSIEAQTIFGMQNVLGKADSLNGYATYTGKPNYFQADLDRYRRVTAADVQRVAKTYLTPDRFVMQFVPRKDRAASQRGGAVNQPTSTAQKKDDVKKVDYSANLPKPQADPKLTLPSIEKQKLSNGLNVWMVRSSELPIISMNLVVNAGGSADPANRSGLAYLTAALIDDGTKTRSAVEIANQLQAIGANLGTGSNWDSANASIQTLTKNLDKALEIFSDVIVNPAYPADEIETRRRRDLVGFIQRKDNPNAIANVAYNKLLYGDHPYGRSLQGDEASIKAITKAEIEAFYSTYYRPNNSTLIVVGDFRTDELTKKLEEAFKDWKPADVPSASVPQPKEFDKPGIYIIDKPGAAQSVVSIGQVGVSRDNPDFFPLSVMNSILGGQFSARVNMNLREDKGYTYGARTNWGFRRGAGPFEASADVQTAVTKESVMEFMKELNGIRGSIPVTQAELDYNKQSLIRRYPAGFETNGQVAAQLANLVVYGLPDSYFNEYIGKIQAVTLADVNRVANRYLQPERMAILIVGDKSVIEPKLREIDGWGGKINYLDTNGMPLQ is encoded by the coding sequence ATGCGTTTGAAAGGAATTATCGCAGGCTGTCTCGCTCTCACGCTAATGACGTCTCTGAGTATCACGGCGCAAAAGGCCGATCAGCTTCCTACGTTGAAGGTCAAGGAATATAAGTTGAAAAATGGGCTGCGGGTTATCCTGCATGAGGACAGATCGACCCCGATCGTAGCCGTGAATCTTTGGTATCACGTTGGATCGAAGAACGAAGTTGTCGGAAGGACCGGCTTTGCCCATCTCTTCGAACACATGATGTTCCAGGGTTCGAAGAATTATAATCAGGATTACTTCAAGCCGCTTCAGGAAGTTGGGGCGACCATCAACGGTTCGACCAACCCTGACCGGACGAACTACTTCCAGGCGTTGCCGTCGAATTTTCTTGAGCTGGCTCTTTTTATGGAAGCAGACCGAATGGGCGGGCTTCTTGAAGCGATGACGCAGGAGAAACTCGATAATCAGCGTGACGTTGTAAAGAATGAACGCCGACAGCGATACGACAATCAACCCTACGGAACGGCATTCGAGAAAATTTTCGCCGAGATCCACCCGAAAGATCACCCATACAACTGGACCACGATCGGATCGCTTGAAGACCTCTCGGCGGCATCGATGGACGACGTAAAGGCGTTTTTCCGTCAATATTACGTTCCGAATAATGCGTCGCTGACGATCGCGGGCGATTTTGACGAAAAACAGGCAAGGGCATGGGTCGAGAAGTACTTTGGCCCGATCCCGGCGGGTGAACCGATCAAACGGCCAACGCCTTCGATGCCCAAGCTTAACGGCGAGGTCCGTAAAACGTATGAGGATTCGGTGCAGCTGCCGCGGCTTTACATGGTTTGGACCGGATCGCCAGCGTATTCGGCGGATGAACCGGCGCTCGACATCCTGACCTATATCCTTTCCAGCGGTCGCGGTTCAAGGCTTCAGAGCAATTTGGTCTACGGTAAGCAGTTGGCTCAAGATGCGTCCTCATTCAACTATGCGCTCGAGGTCGGCGGTATGGTGATCGTTCAATCGACGGCACGCCCGGGCAAGACGCTTGACGAGATCGAAAAAGAGATCAACGCGGAACTGGAACGGATCAAGGGCGAGGCACCTTCGGCTGACGAGATGAACCGGGCGATCAATTCGATCGAGGCCCAGACCATCTTCGGAATGCAGAACGTCCTCGGAAAGGCAGATTCGCTCAACGGCTACGCGACCTATACTGGCAAGCCGAACTATTTTCAGGCCGATCTTGATCGGTACCGCCGCGTCACGGCCGCCGATGTTCAGCGTGTTGCGAAAACGTATTTGACACCCGACCGCTTTGTAATGCAGTTCGTTCCGCGAAAGGATAGAGCTGCATCCCAACGCGGAGGGGCGGTAAATCAGCCGACCTCGACGGCGCAGAAGAAAGACGACGTCAAAAAGGTCGACTATTCGGCAAACCTTCCTAAACCACAGGCCGATCCGAAGCTCACACTGCCTTCGATAGAAAAGCAAAAGCTTTCAAACGGTCTGAATGTCTGGATGGTTCGAAGCTCCGAGTTGCCGATCATCTCGATGAATCTTGTCGTCAATGCCGGAGGATCGGCCGACCCCGCGAACCGAAGCGGGCTGGCTTATCTAACCGCTGCATTGATCGATGACGGGACAAAGACGCGATCGGCCGTTGAGATCGCCAATCAGCTGCAAGCGATCGGCGCAAATCTCGGAACAGGTTCGAACTGGGATTCGGCGAATGCGTCGATCCAGACGTTGACAAAAAATCTCGACAAAGCGCTCGAGATATTTTCAGATGTCATCGTCAATCCGGCGTATCCGGCAGACGAGATCGAAACCCGCCGCCGCCGCGACCTGGTCGGCTTCATTCAGCGAAAGGATAATCCGAACGCGATAGCCAATGTTGCTTACAACAAGCTGCTCTACGGCGACCATCCGTATGGACGTTCGCTTCAGGGTGACGAGGCATCGATAAAGGCGATCACAAAGGCCGAGATCGAGGCATTTTACTCGACATATTACAGGCCGAATAACTCGACCCTCATCGTCGTTGGCGACTTCAGGACCGATGAATTGACCAAAAAGCTCGAAGAGGCGTTCAAGGACTGGAAGCCGGCTGACGTGCCATCGGCCTCGGTCCCACAGCCAAAGGAGTTCGATAAGCCGGGTATCTACATCATTGACAAGCCCGGTGCGGCACAGTCGGTCGTCTCGATCGGCCAAGTAGGTGTTTCCCGCGATAACCCCGACTTCTTTCCGCTGTCGGTCATGAACTCAATACTCGGCGGCCAGTTTTCGGCACGCGTGAACATGAATCTCCGTGAGGACAAGGGCTATACCTATGGCGCACGGACGAATTGGGGTTTCCGACGCGGTGCAGGCCCGTTCGAGGCTTCGGCTGACGTCCAGACGGCCGTTACAAAAGAATCGGTGATGGAGTTCATGAAAGAGCTGAACGGCATCCGCGGTTCGATCCCGGTAACGCAGGCCGAGCTTGATTACAACAAACAAAGCCTGATCAGGCGATACCCCGCTGGCTTCGAGACCAACGGTCAGGTCGCCGCACAGCTCGCAAATCTGGTTGTGTACGGGTTGCCCGATTCGTATTTCAATGAGTATATCGGCAAGATCCAGGCCGTGACGCTCGCGGATGTCAACCGTGTTGCGAACCGTTACCTGCAGCCGGAAAGGATGGCGATACTGATCGTCGGCGACAAGAGCGTTATTGAACCCAAATTGCGGGAGATCGACGGCTGGGGCGGCAAGATCAATTACCTTGACACCAACGGCATGCCGTTACAGTAG
- a CDS encoding sigma-70 family RNA polymerase sigma factor encodes MAEAILKRIASGDQNAVQECLKTYGGLVWSLARRMLRNSDDAEDAVQEIFVDVWKNAGRFDPGQSSETTFIAMIARRRLIDRIRFTQRRISADSLEDVLAEPADRADKQMQTMVEASEAFKALKLLRPEQRQVLQLSIIHGLSHQEIADATGMPLGTVKTHARRGLLQAREVLGLGGSDSMKEVAV; translated from the coding sequence GTGGCTGAAGCTATCTTAAAAAGAATCGCCAGCGGAGACCAGAACGCCGTTCAGGAGTGCCTGAAGACTTATGGCGGGCTAGTCTGGTCGTTGGCGCGACGAATGTTGAGAAATTCTGACGATGCGGAAGATGCAGTTCAGGAGATATTTGTCGATGTTTGGAAGAATGCCGGGCGTTTCGACCCCGGTCAATCGTCCGAAACAACGTTCATAGCGATGATCGCCAGGCGACGGCTGATCGACCGAATACGGTTCACTCAGCGTCGAATCTCTGCCGATTCGTTAGAAGACGTTCTGGCTGAGCCTGCTGACCGGGCCGACAAGCAGATGCAGACGATGGTCGAAGCAAGTGAGGCATTCAAGGCTTTGAAATTGTTGCGTCCTGAACAGCGACAGGTGCTTCAGTTGTCGATCATCCACGGGTTGTCGCATCAGGAGATCGCAGACGCTACCGGAATGCCGTTGGGAACGGTTAAGACCCACGCAAGGCGTGGACTATTACAAGCAAGGGAAGTTTTAGGATTAGGCGGTTCGGATTCTATGAAGGAGGTCGCCGTATGA
- a CDS encoding class I fructose-bisphosphate aldolase: MAVDYSKIQELLGADADSLLNHVSTTIPKENLHLPGGDFVDRVVSQSDRSPNVMRSMQALFDHGRLGGTGYVSILPVDQGIEHSAGASFAPNPAYFDPENIVKLAIEGGCNGVASTYGVLGSVARKYAHKIPFIVKINHNELLTYPNAFDQVMFGTVEQARNMGAIAVGATIYFGSDQSTRQITEVAEAFAYAHELGMATILWCYLRNSKFKTAEGDMHTAADLTGQANHLGVTIQADIIKQKLPERNGGYNVLNTESSYGKTNPKIYSELTTDNPIDLVRYQVANCYMGRQGLINSGGESKGSGDLADAVRTAVVNKRGGGTGLISGRKAFQRPMAEGIELLNAIQDVYLCKEVTVA, from the coding sequence ATGGCTGTTGATTACAGTAAAATACAAGAATTATTGGGCGCAGATGCGGATTCGCTTCTAAACCACGTATCCACAACGATCCCTAAAGAAAACCTTCATCTTCCGGGCGGCGACTTTGTCGATCGCGTCGTTTCGCAATCGGACCGAAGCCCGAATGTAATGCGGAGCATGCAGGCACTCTTTGATCACGGGCGACTCGGCGGTACGGGCTACGTCTCGATCCTGCCGGTTGACCAGGGAATCGAGCATTCGGCGGGTGCTAGCTTTGCGCCCAATCCGGCATATTTCGACCCCGAGAACATCGTCAAGCTCGCTATCGAGGGCGGATGCAACGGCGTTGCCTCGACCTATGGCGTTCTTGGTTCGGTCGCAAGGAAGTATGCCCACAAGATCCCGTTCATCGTCAAGATCAACCACAATGAGCTGTTGACTTACCCAAATGCCTTCGATCAGGTGATGTTCGGCACGGTCGAGCAGGCGCGGAACATGGGCGCCATCGCCGTCGGTGCAACGATCTACTTCGGTTCCGATCAGTCAACCCGTCAGATCACTGAGGTCGCCGAGGCCTTTGCCTATGCCCACGAGCTCGGAATGGCGACGATCCTCTGGTGTTATCTGCGAAACTCTAAATTTAAGACCGCTGAGGGCGATATGCACACGGCAGCCGACCTTACCGGGCAGGCAAATCATCTAGGCGTGACGATACAGGCCGACATCATCAAGCAAAAATTGCCTGAACGAAACGGCGGCTATAACGTCCTCAACACCGAGAGCAGCTATGGCAAGACCAATCCGAAGATCTATTCGGAACTGACTACAGATAATCCAATAGATCTTGTCCGTTATCAGGTCGCCAATTGTTATATGGGACGGCAGGGCCTGATCAACTCAGGCGGCGAGTCAAAAGGTTCGGGCGACCTTGCCGATGCGGTCCGAACGGCGGTCGTCAACAAACGCGGCGGCGGAACCGGCCTGATTTCTGGCCGCAAAGCATTCCAGCGTCCGATGGCCGAAGGAATCGAACTTCTCAATGCCATACAGGATGTATATCTTTGCAAAGAAGTGACTGTTGCTTAG
- a CDS encoding MBL fold metallo-hydrolase, with translation MKKLLSLLLTATVLSPSILAHGDNSHFPREQDITVRTTKVAGNVYMLQGRGGNIGAIVGPEGILIVDDDYKVVSEKLAAALKELGSASPKYVFNTHWHGDHTEGNEYFGKSSTIVAHTNVRKRLSQTNTVFGRTVAIAPVVSWPVITYTASMSIFFNGEEIQAVHYPNSHTDGDTVVFFKGSNVVHFGDMFFAGRFPFVDLENGGSVQGLINNIGSLIQKIPADAKLIPGHGPICTVADLKNYHSLIVDSAKIVEDAMKAGKPLEDIKKAGFPERFKEAGSGFIKTDQWIETIYRSYSLK, from the coding sequence ATGAAAAAACTGCTTAGCCTACTTTTGACCGCGACCGTTCTTTCACCAAGCATCCTTGCCCATGGCGACAACAGCCATTTTCCCCGAGAGCAGGACATAACCGTTCGGACGACCAAGGTTGCCGGCAATGTCTATATGCTGCAGGGCCGCGGAGGCAACATTGGTGCGATAGTTGGGCCAGAAGGCATCTTGATCGTCGATGACGATTACAAGGTCGTCAGCGAAAAGCTCGCCGCAGCGCTTAAGGAACTCGGATCGGCGAGTCCGAAGTATGTGTTCAACACGCATTGGCACGGTGACCATACCGAGGGCAATGAGTATTTCGGAAAGAGCTCGACGATCGTTGCGCATACAAACGTCCGCAAGCGGCTTTCGCAGACCAACACGGTCTTTGGCCGAACGGTTGCGATCGCACCGGTCGTCTCATGGCCGGTGATAACGTATACCGCGAGCATGTCGATCTTTTTCAACGGTGAAGAGATACAAGCGGTCCACTATCCTAACAGCCATACCGATGGCGACACGGTCGTCTTCTTCAAGGGGTCGAATGTCGTCCACTTTGGTGACATGTTCTTTGCCGGACGCTTCCCGTTCGTCGACCTCGAGAATGGCGGGTCCGTCCAGGGCTTGATTAACAACATCGGATCGTTGATACAAAAGATCCCTGCCGACGCAAAGCTCATTCCCGGCCACGGCCCGATCTGTACCGTTGCCGACCTAAAGAATTATCATTCGCTTATCGTCGATTCGGCGAAGATCGTCGAGGACGCGATGAAGGCGGGTAAACCGCTCGAAGATATCAAGAAAGCAGGGTTTCCCGAGCGGTTCAAAGAGGCCGGATCGGGCTTCATCAAGACCGATCAGTGGATCGAAACGATATATCGGAGTTATTCGTTGAAATAG
- a CDS encoding DUF3857 and transglutaminase domain-containing protein, translating to MTHRSPERLFCHLFAIVCFVVFPVTFAAQDKDWRPIAPQELSASTAVVEQGADAEALFWEVRVDDSQADQLSLRHYVRIKIFTERGREDFARHDVAFTKGTKIRDLEARVTTPSGAVSYVKKEDVLERDVLKVSGFKVRAKTVAFPSLEVGSIIEYKYREVIEDGSANMRLVFQREIPIRNISYFVKPFSGTMGMAYQPFNVGNTKFEKEKDGFFRATMLNVPAFREEPSMLPEDEVKSWIYIYYVREYPKNPDDYWKTISKNAFEAAKSSFKPSAEVKQATDTLLAGAATDDEKLRRIYQFTKTEIKNTTYAENVTEEDRKKVRSAKSASDTLKLKMASAGDVDQLFGAMARAAGFDARIAFSGSRNELFFDRKIPIVRLMLNSSSVAVKVGEDWRFFSPASYFVPYGMMSWIEEDQLALISDPKELIWKQIPLSAADRSMEKRTGKFTLQPDGTLVGEGRIEYTGHRAFAQKMSSREDSPAERETTLKNILRSTILGTTEIESFTIENVNDPEKPFVYTFKVKVPGYASRTGRRLFFQPNILKRSAQPRFTANARKYDVYISYPYSEVDEFTIDLPAGFSLEAGEVPAPIKDPQGIGSHETNITVENQGRLLRYKRNFSFGNGGFLRFPAQSYSAVKNLFELFNRADVHQLTLRDGSAGGTNNE from the coding sequence ATGACCCATCGTTCCCCCGAACGGCTATTTTGCCACCTTTTCGCTATCGTCTGTTTTGTTGTTTTTCCCGTTACTTTCGCCGCGCAGGACAAAGACTGGCGGCCTATTGCACCACAAGAATTAAGTGCTTCGACGGCGGTCGTAGAACAGGGAGCCGATGCCGAAGCTCTGTTCTGGGAGGTGAGGGTCGATGACAGTCAGGCTGACCAGTTGTCGCTTCGGCATTACGTCAGGATCAAGATCTTCACCGAACGCGGTCGCGAAGACTTTGCTCGCCATGACGTTGCGTTTACAAAGGGCACAAAGATCCGCGACCTCGAAGCACGCGTAACGACCCCGAGCGGCGCTGTTTCATACGTAAAGAAGGAAGACGTTCTGGAGCGAGATGTACTAAAGGTAAGCGGCTTTAAGGTCAGAGCTAAAACGGTGGCTTTTCCGTCTTTAGAGGTAGGCTCGATCATAGAATATAAATATCGCGAGGTGATCGAGGACGGCTCGGCGAACATGCGGCTCGTCTTTCAGCGCGAGATACCGATACGGAACATCTCGTACTTCGTCAAGCCATTTTCCGGAACGATGGGAATGGCGTACCAGCCGTTCAACGTCGGGAACACGAAATTTGAGAAAGAAAAAGATGGTTTCTTTCGTGCGACGATGTTGAATGTTCCGGCTTTTCGTGAAGAACCGAGCATGCTGCCCGAAGATGAGGTCAAATCATGGATCTACATCTATTACGTTCGTGAATATCCAAAGAATCCCGACGATTATTGGAAAACGATCAGCAAGAACGCATTTGAGGCCGCGAAATCGAGTTTCAAGCCGAGCGCTGAGGTAAAGCAGGCAACTGATACTCTGCTTGCCGGAGCCGCAACAGATGACGAGAAGCTGCGACGGATCTATCAGTTCACAAAGACCGAGATAAAGAACACGACCTATGCCGAGAACGTCACTGAAGAGGATCGAAAAAAGGTCCGCAGTGCAAAATCGGCAAGCGACACGCTAAAGCTCAAGATGGCAAGCGCCGGCGACGTTGACCAGCTTTTCGGCGCAATGGCCCGGGCCGCCGGTTTCGATGCCCGGATAGCTTTTTCCGGCAGCCGAAACGAATTGTTTTTCGATCGCAAGATCCCGATAGTGCGTCTCATGCTCAATTCATCGAGCGTTGCCGTCAAGGTCGGGGAAGATTGGCGGTTCTTCAGTCCGGCATCCTACTTTGTCCCCTACGGAATGATGAGCTGGATCGAGGAAGACCAGCTTGCGCTTATTTCCGACCCGAAAGAGTTGATATGGAAGCAGATCCCGCTTTCCGCGGCTGATAGATCGATGGAAAAGCGAACCGGCAAGTTTACGCTTCAGCCAGACGGAACTCTTGTCGGCGAAGGCCGGATCGAATACACCGGCCACCGTGCATTCGCGCAAAAAATGTCCAGTCGTGAAGATTCGCCGGCTGAACGCGAAACGACCCTTAAGAATATCCTCAGATCGACGATCCTCGGAACGACCGAGATCGAGAGCTTTACGATCGAGAATGTCAACGACCCTGAAAAGCCATTTGTCTACACATTCAAGGTAAAGGTTCCGGGCTATGCTTCGCGAACGGGACGGCGATTGTTCTTTCAACCCAATATACTGAAACGGAGCGCCCAGCCGCGATTCACCGCTAATGCGCGTAAGTATGACGTATACATTTCTTATCCGTACTCCGAGGTGGATGAATTCACGATCGATCTGCCTGCCGGCTTTTCACTTGAGGCCGGCGAGGTTCCCGCACCGATAAAAGACCCGCAAGGCATCGGTTCGCACGAGACCAATATCACCGTCGAAAACCAGGGCAGGCTGCTCCGGTATAAACGAAACTTCTCGTTCGGCAACGGCGGTTTCCTTCGCTTTCCGGCGCAAAGCTATTCGGCCGTAAAGAATTTGTTCGAGCTCTTTAACCGTGCCGATGTCCATCAGCTCACGCTTCGTGACGGTTCGGCCGGGGGAACGAACAACGAATAG